A stretch of DNA from Electrophorus electricus isolate fEleEle1 chromosome 18, fEleEle1.pri, whole genome shotgun sequence:
ctgaggaggaggaggaggaggctgaggaaggGACGCCTGCTGCTGGGGCATCTGGGGCGGGTGGAGATTCTGAGACTGGATCTGCAGCAGGTGCTCTTCCTTAGCCGGCATCTTGCAGCCGGCGCTGTAGACATGGTTCTTGCGCTGGTCGGGGGTCCCACCATTCTGGCTGGCCCTGCTCCGGCTGCCCATGCTCAGATCCAGCGGCTGCTCCTCACCGCTCGGTAGAAGCGTGCTGGAAGGCATGGGAGGCTTGCTGGAGGGCGGAAGCGGAGGCTTGGCCTCTTTGGGCTTCGTGGTGAGGTCGAAGGGTGACTCTACAGCGGTAGTGGCAGCCATTTTCTGTATGTGCTCACGGGGTGATTTGGGCTCTGGCTTTAAGAACATGTTGGGGTTGAGGGCTCTGTCCGTGAAAGGGTACAAGGAATGTGGGAAGTTGGGCAAGAACTGAAAGGGGAACATGGAATGGTAGGGTAAGGAGCCCATTTTCTTCTCTTGCAGGCCCATGAAGCCAGGCCCAAAGTACTTCTCTGCAATGGAAGCGATGGCTTTGATAGAGTCAGTTGCCGCACTGGCAGGCGGGAGCGCCTGTTCATCGGGTGGCGGGAAGAAGGAGTGCcgggaggagaggaaagggcGGTCGTGGGGGAGGTCGGCTGAAcgggacacagagacaaagcTGCCACTGACCTCCTCCGGCTTGCCCTCCTCCTGCCCAGACTTCCTCCGACTCTTCTCACGTTCGCTCTCCACCTCGCTGTCCAGGTCAGAGCCGGACACCGTGCCAGTGGTGGTGTCTAGGTCGGTGCCGCTGGTGGTGTTCACGTCCTCCAGGTCGCTGCCATCAGACACGTCGCTCATTTTCACCTTGCCCTTGCCGTCTGCGAAGGACAGGTCCCGCTTGGACTCACGGATCTCCTCCGACTGGCTACTAAGGCCACTCCCAGCATTACCATTGGTGTTGCTTATAGATGTGACCACCGAGAGAGCAGGGGCATCCACGGGGCCATGAGGGAGCTTCCCATCCTGACTATTACTCAGTGGGCTCTTTAGTAATGGGCTAGGGGGTAACAATGGAGGCCTAGGGTATAGTGAAGGGGGAAAGATCCCTGGGAAGCCATGAGAAAGGGACGGGAACGCAGGGGGGGCAGTGGAGAAGGGCAGGCCAGGGTGGTGGGGCCGAGAGGGGAAGTAATCCCCGAAGCCGAGCCCACTGTGGTTCAGGCCGGGGTGGGGCTTGGGCTTGCTCATGATGGGGCTGGAGGACATTGGGATGCCCGGCGTGAACATGCCTCCGGGGCTGTAATGGTTCTTGCCCTCACAGAAGCGCCGGTGCTTGTTGAGGGAGGAGGTAGTGCTGAACATTTGTCCACAGTCCTTGCACTTGATCTGGGTGCGGCAGTCTGCATGCATTCGCTTGTGGCGGCACAGGTTGGAAAACTGGGTATAGGACTTGTGACACACCTCACCTGGGAGAACACACATGCCTGATTAATTCTATTAACATACTGTCTTTAATCTCACCAGGCGAATTTATTATCAGTGTAGGAAATTAAGCTGGTCATATCAGTCAATCAAGACAGTTACCCATGCTGTTTAACATACCCAAAACACAATCTGGTGATCACACATAATCCAGCTCTGTTGTAGCTGGTACATTGAGCGATTAGCATATTAATCACGGATTACATTCAAGATTAGATTCATTATGTGCCGTGACAAATGAATCTAGTGTATTTACAGACAAATGCATCTACAAACTAGTACACTGGCAGAGTACACAAACACTGTGacaggcagaacacagagaagccAAGCAAAAAGACGAGAAGAAAATGGTATCGTCATCTGTCAGTGAGCAGCTGAAACACAACAGAGACATTTACCTTTACATGTCAAATGTGCCTGGACCATAGACAAGCCTTATGGGCCCTCAAAGGAAAATGcacagtgaaaaaacaaaaaaaaaaaaagggaggggaaaatggagtgaaaaaagagagagagagagagagaaagagagagagagagagaagacgagAAACGCAAAACAAATGcggaacagaacagaagaaggCTCTAGAATTTCATTTAGTGTTCTGACCTATAAAACAACAGCTGTCATCTTGGGGCGGAGCTAGCTGGGAAGCCTTTGGACACTGGTAATTGTATCTGAGGCTTAGACAAGCCTGCTGAGACTTACACATAAAAGGCTTCACACTGCTGTGGATGTGCTTGTGCTGCTTCAGGCCTGAGGATGTAGCAAAGGTCTTGCCACACTCGGGGCAGGTGTGGGCACGGGCACCAACGTGCTGTGAGCGGATGTGGCGCTGCAGGTTGCTGGGGTCCGTGAACACCTGGacgagaaacacacacacacacacacacacacaagtgtgcaAACTTAATGCCAGGACTCCTACTGCCAACCACGCGCTAATGCGTAAAAGCAGTTTACACAGGACACTGGCCAGCACACCGGCCCATGAGCCTGAAACTTGTCCAAATCTTTCTGGATGTATTATACACATGTGTAGGACATCTGTAGGCGGTCCTACATATCTATATTCATATGactataattaataatacagaaaaacacaccaaaGTGTAGGATCGCCTCTTCAATCCCCACTTGATGGTAGCTAATTTATGATAGTTATCTCTTCTTGGTAGATCAGGAATGTACTGGCAAGAATCCATTTATTAGGGTAAGTAAGAGTTGCTGGGGCCTACCTTATCACAGTTTTCACACTCGAAGCGCTTGCCACTATCATGTGACATCTGATGACGAATAAGATTGGACTTCCAGTTGAAGGCTTTGGGACACTGGTCACACTTGTATTCTCTCTCCTCCGTGTGCACGACCATATGCTGGCCCAGACTAAGCAAATATGTCCAAAACATTGCCGTTACCACGCTAGCAGGAGGTCTATGAAATGAATGTATTTTCTTGCGCATAGTGCAAGTTTGGGTGTTAACGAGTTTTATAACACAGCTTTGTGCTAAGCGGCTGATCAGGGCAAATTCGCAACAAGATTTTTACCAAACCCGACAGAGTCATGGGGCATGTCAGCAGGGAAAGCAGAGCTGTACAGGTTGTTACGGCGACTGTCGCTGGGGTAACGACGACCGCACTTTGCGGCCCTGGCCCTCACCTGTACTCGCTGGGGAAGATCTTCTCACAGTCTTTGCACTCATACACGGGCTCATCGCTGTCCTCGCGCTCCTGTTTGAGGTCTTCGCTTAGCGTGTCGAAGATGGAGTTGCCGCTGCTGCAGGAGTACTTCTGGTGCCGCCGGAGCTCCGGCTTGGATGAGAAGAGCTCGTCACAATCTTCACAGCGGTACATCTGCTCGTCTGGGAAGCACAGCATCCAAACAGGGACACTACATTTCATGCGAATGTCTTAGCAGCTAAATGCAATATCACGTCTATCCTGACTTGCAATTACTAATATCTTTTCTAATAACGATGATGTAGCTTGTAGAGGGAATACGGGGATTTTTAAATTTAAGTCCTACAAAAGtataaaagataaagaaaacacTTGTATTAACAGCAAATATTTTGTGATAGACGAATGTATTTCAATAACCCTGTTAATTAGATAAAATCATGTTGAGGTAAAAGGGAAGTAggagataaacaaaaacaacggCATACTTTCCTGTTTAAGGCTGCAAACCTttgtttaaagacatttttttttcatgaccaaggtcaaacaaataaaagtgtAGCAGCTGTTTCTATGGTAATATCCTGAATTAAGTGCCAAGTTCAATGCTTCTGAGCATATTTTCAAACTCGGCAACCTTAAAAAACTTCCCAACCTCACAAACAGTGGAAAGTCAAGAGTCAGGATATGACCCCTCCATGACCACCATCCTCAACTCCACTCCACTGCAAAACTCCCTGCGACATAGTCCATTTACTGCACATGGGGTATGATCTGTGCTTACCAAACCAAAGTGGGCACTGTTCCATTTAACGCTTCAGCCCCCCTCCTGTCTGCCATTCTAACGACTTAATGTTTTCAAAGTCGGCGCTATTTGGCCGTAGCGCCGCATTCTTAGTTTTATTCTAATTTATGACAGCGACGCTCTTCTAGGGAACCTTGTTTACGTTATGAGTATGTGGAATAACATTTTGGGAAACAACCTTAATTAATACCAGAACTGAACTGGaaagaaaactgaaatgaaaaaaatcacCACAGCTTTTCAACAATGGTTATGCCCAAGCCCAGAATCAATgccgtttaaaaaaaaagaaaaagaaagaaaccataaaacatgaatttgttgcattatctctctgtctcatcagCAGCACTGAACACTGGGAAGGAATGCTGGAAAAAGCGGggcgtggggtgggggggcaggaaAACTAATAGCTCTTGGAGAGAAGTAGGGGGAACACAATTATGTGCAGTTTAGCGGCTAATCTGTGAGCATGGGTGAGGTCCCCCGAGACTCCTCAAGCTCCACTCCAAATTCCAGCACCGATAAgccaagaggaagaggatgaaggagttctccctctctctctctctctctctctctctctctctctctctctctctctctctctggctatCTGTCAGCCTCTCAGACTCTGTCTGACAGATTGACTCTCGCGACCATTTTCACCTCCTTTTGTTATTTctcttgtctttctgttttgtcCTCTCGTCTCCTGAACCAGTGTCCGCCCAGCCTGCATGCTATCTTTCGATGGCTCTCGTTCTATCTTGGCCAAgatctctcactttctcctggTCGCCCCTTTCAGAGGGTGCATTCTCCCTCGCCCCTTCTTAACCTGctctctgtcttgtttttttggCAGAAACATCTGACGATGCATATCTAGccgaaaaacaaacaaacaaacaaacaaaaaaaaaaacatttggtgtGCTAGAGAATGACTGCTGCTAACAGATACCTTAACCTGCCAGAGCTATTTTAGACAGTGTGGCAATTCTTCATTCTTTATAGTTTCTTCTCCAGAATCAAAGGAAAGCAAAACATTTGGCTCAACTAACTGCCATCCTACACTCCCATACTTTTAATATTAAGATCTAcgacaaagaaaacaacaaaggtCTCCTGGATGTTTGAAAATCTGCCTGCCActtcattattatattattccaTAGTATATCCATATTTTATAACTTCCACATAATATGTAccctacagaaaaaaatatttgttataaaACATACGTATGGGCTATTTATATGCTTAGAATTTGGTCTGTTAAGTGTGAGACTCGTCTATTGATTAAAAAATTAGAGCGCCTAGTACCCTCTCGTCAGGAATTATCATAATCAACTAACCTTATTGGCACTTTTGCGTTAGCATTAGCGCACGTTAAGGTGCGCTTTCTTCCGTCTTGTTTAAATTCATCTTGACTAATCAATAAGTATGAATCCGTTCGtgtacaatataaaaatataaaatgaccTGTCTGACTCGCAAAAAGCACTTTGAACATAATCtcaattttgtaatttttattcAGTTCCACAATCCCAGTTAGGCCGTGGTGTACATTCATTTTACAGGCAAACTTCCTTTGGTGAAAATTTGGGTGAAACTCAACATTTCTTCCATGCACTTAGGTTACACAATAACTGCATTTGCATCACAAGGCCAtccgaaaaaaacaaaacaaaaaacggtAGACTATATAATACGTTTGTCATCTTCtctgttttaaatctgaatAAAGTGCTTAATTGTATAAAAAAGTGCCATGCCACCGTATGCTGCTGTTTAGATCACAAAGTAGGCCTATTCGTTTGGAGTTTGTTTAAAAGATTCGTTAATGACGCGCATTAATCTTACCTTCCAGGTTCGGTGCCATAGAGCCCTCGGGGAACACTCCGTCCTTCATATAAACCAGTAACTCCTCCCCTATATCAATATCTCTAATAGCTTTATAATAAATCTGGAAATAGAGAAAGataaaacaagtttaaaaaaaacagttaaaaaacacacacctcgTCTTTATGCTTTGTCATAGGataaactatttattattattattattattattattattattattattattattattattattattattattatacctattactaaatcaaataaaaaaaaatgttttactgtaaatTGTAGGCTGCTATCAGTTATTTATATCATATCAGTCTCTTAATATCAGGCCAGAATGTTCAAAATACGCTTCTTtataagaaataatatttctaattgaacagaaaaaaaaacaatcccaTTGAGTTAACAATTAATGCACTAGTGAAATTAAAACGAAATATTGCACGGGATTTGTATTCAGCCATTTCACTTTAATCAGTTTGTCAACACGGTTTGCTAACGAAATGCCAGCGTTAAAAAGAGattacgggggggggggggggggggggggggggggcagctaaTTAAAATGTATCCTGCATGTAACTCGCAccttttcaaaattaaaatgtgttcacCGACGCTGTTCTAAGAAGACACGAGACTGGCACGGTGTGGCAAAAAAAAGCCTCCATATAACTGGGCCAACAATTTGCAAATCGCATTGCACataataaagcacaaaacacatgaGTGCATCTTAACTGGAAACCTCACTAAAATTACTGCTTCTTTTTATGAATGTAAAATGCCAACATCGATGcgtattattttatatttcccTAAGTCTTAATAAGTTAAATAGTGTGTATAACCACAATTATATTATCGTGAAAACAGtccaaaatatatataagaCGTGTTTCGTTATAAATGCACATTCTTACAATTCTTCAATCCTTATCTAATATTATTATCACCCGTTTACATTAATCGAGAGTACATTTGACTAAATGGGAAGCTGCAATAAGAAAATTAAGACTAACCAGTACCCCCTTCATATTAATTTACATGTCTTCATGCACGTGGATTCCTGTGGTCCAGCCAATATGGCAAATATACAGAAATGCAGAATAGTTTACGTTAACAGAACAAAtcattatataaacaaacaaagaggcCAAAGGTAAGTGGTTTTCATACTTTGGCAAAACTCGAAAACAAAGATGGAAGTAGGCCCCTAACAACCGAGCCCTCATGGGGGCGCTCAGCACCAGGAGAAATGTGCTTCTCCCGACAGCAGAGCACCGGGGAAAATAGACCGCAACCGAAAATGAGTCTACAAAACTGCACAAACTTCATCTTCTGACTTTTACCGGCCTAATGTTGTGACAACTCGCAGGTGTGTTACAAAACCAGGCCGCGGCTCTTTCTTGCGGTTTAAGAGGGGAGACCGAGATATTCACAAAGAACACAAGTTCAActatgttgttgttattattattattattattattattattattattattattattattattattattattattatccgaCTACACATTAACAAGTACGCATAAGGCAGGTAAGGATAATATATCTGACCTTTTGGTTTTCCGTGTATTGGTGGAGTTGGGAAAGTCGAGCGCTTGATCGCAAAGCTTCCAGTCGTAATAGCAGTTCTGTCCCCGTAGAGTTCACCACACAACCCATAGTATCATTACACGGGGCTCGAGACGCAGCTCGAGGCAGGCAGGGCCCCCCTTCGAACAGGGGCGACAGAGCGAAAGCGCGAGCGGGCGGCGACGGGCGCGGAGTCCTCCAACTCTCTAGTCAGCGCGAGCGCGTCTTTGATGAGGTGAGGTCTCATTCATTAACGAGTCCCTATCGGCCCCGCCGGCCGCTCCTCCCCTCTTATCTCAGACCAAAAGGACCGACTGATCCACCGCGCAAGACCCTCCCCACGTCGTCTCCTCCACTGCCCACTAGGTTCATCTGTTATTGATGGTAAAAAAAAGGGCTATCTTTCAGCCAGGAGACCAGGCGCCTTAAATAACGCGTGTACAGAAAAAGCCACAGCAAGACGGATACTGGAGCTTTGGGTCGCGTTTTAAAAACGTTCCGTCGCTACACCTGTTTTTGCTCGTTGTTTTTCTCCAGCTGCGTTTCATAGTTGCTGCAAACACAACCACCTACTAATTTTGTTTGCAATGTTAAAGGTTGCGTTAAACATTTGTGGACGTGTAAAATATCGTTTACAAAAACACTATCGAAATAAAATAAGACGTTGCAAAATGCGGTAAACACTGACGGTGTAAATGGAATAAAAACGCACATTCATGTAGTTGATaaagacaaatatttaaatgacattaattaaaaacacgCACTGTTACAATAAAAGCAAGGCACGATGCTTTAACTTATGATTTAGCTTgaatttatattataatttcGATTACAATAATTTTTTTGAGCACAAACGCAAAGGGATTTTGTGCAAATTGCTACTGTAGCGTAAGGTTATCCGTCCATGTTTACAAACATCCATAAAATTAAACAGACGTTATCTCGCTATACCTACaattttttagaataaaattaatatatctAATAACTAGTATACCTAAAGTATAAACCTCTTTCATCATAATGTTAATTACCATAATGGTAATGcgaaatgaaaataattactgtTAAGATGCAAACGCATATTAAGTAGACGTGATATAGACTTTTGATTTGATGCTATAAAAAGATTATTCGAACAATGTTGTGCAGCTTATCGTGAATGTCTTCGTGTAGTTTGATGCTGTAGGAAAACAACTCCAATCGGTTCGTTCTGAAAGCCTTCGGGATTTATTTTAGATCAGGCTGACATTTCCTTTTCACAAGGGAaactctttcctttctctttaaCAGAGATAACAAACACGTCCACAGAGAAGAGCCTTCAGAAGCCTTTTGCCGTCTCTTGAGTGTGCATTTGTTCCGTAGCTTTAATGGCGGGGAACCCTGACAGAACTTTGGATGTGAAATTGAGCTGTTGTGTTTTAGAGTCTAGTCTACGCTTGCTGCAGGCATATGCTAATGCGTCCAGACGCCCCCCACCCACCTCAAAAAAAGCAATCCATTATGACGGTGTGAAACTGTGTCTACAGTAAATCTTTTGAGGATCCGACAGCACTGAGAGGGCCATCTTGACCTCCTCACATCGCTTTCAAGTGTTAGGGGCAGATGCATCATCCATCACTTGTGTGACACACTATAATCCCCCCTCtgtcacacgcacgcacgcacaaaggCGCACACCCATGCGCGTGCACGAACGAGAAACTGAGCGCGTAAACCTGGCACACTGAACGCGCAGCAGAGAACTGTatagaaacacaaagacaaatccaTAAAGTGGGCACAGGCGGGAATTACAGTTGCGCTGCGCATGCggatttgtgcgtgtgtgtgtacttgaaCTTGACCACTGGTACCACCTGTGAACGACGCAGCAGGACAGTGCAAAAGGAGCACGTTTAAGTGTCCTCCGTGTAAAACGCAGATTCTCCTGATTATGGTCAGATGTAGAGTTAATTAATATGCGCAGTGCTTtcgtggtaaaaaaaaaaaaagaagcagcaaaaaaaaaaaaagaagcagcgtggtaaaaaaagaagcattttgCATCTGGCCGCCCGAATAAATGACACTGACAAATAATGATTTAatctgtgtttggtttgtttgtttgtttgtgaatcTTGGCTAGGCTTAACCTTTGCCCACAAAGCAGGCCCTGTTTAGTGGTGTTTAACTAGGAAACATTTGTATGAAACAACAGAGATTAAACTGGTTAAGTTTGAATAATATAAGACAAAAAAGGTTATTTTTCCCCCTGGAATATAAAGTGACAAAAGCCATGTTACAAAGACTGCAGTAGGATTGATTTGTCTACGTGtagacggtgtgtgtgtgtgtgtgtgtgtgtgtgtgtgtgtgtgtgtgtgtgtacgaggtTAACGATGGCCTTCAGACAGGCAGGCAAGCAGAGAACCTGCAGCACAGACACTCCAATCTTCTGCAGCCGAGCTGGCAGTGCACAGTGAAGACACCGCTACACTCTCACta
This window harbors:
- the prdm16 gene encoding histone-lysine N-methyltransferase PRDM16 isoform X8, whose amino-acid sequence is MRSKARARKLAKNDSETVDGMYDTELAAAAAESAEEETEDSIMSPIAVGPASPQPHNEDFTPKEGSPYEVPVYIPDDIPIPANLELRESSVPGAGLGIWAKTKIGMGERFGPYNGLQSATVKETTYDWEQMLNDQEALSQDSCIKKVVDDMGNVKFCLDGAVEASGSWLKYVRTAPCYEEQNLAVCHLSEHQIYYKAIRDIDIGEELLVYMKDGVFPEGSMAPNLEDEQMYRCEDCDELFSSKPELRRHQKYSCSSGNSIFDTLSEDLKQEREDSDEPVYECKDCEKIFPSEYSLGQHMVVHTEEREYKCDQCPKAFNWKSNLIRHQMSHDSGKRFECENCDKVFTDPSNLQRHIRSQHVGARAHTCPECGKTFATSSGLKQHKHIHSSVKPFMCEVCHKSYTQFSNLCRHKRMHADCRTQIKCKDCGQMFSTTSSLNKHRRFCEGKNHYSPGGMFTPGIPMSSSPIMSKPKPHPGLNHSGLGFGDYFPSRPHHPGLPFSTAPPAFPSLSHGFPGIFPPSLYPRPPLLPPSPLLKSPLSNSQDGKLPHGPVDAPALSVVTSISNTNGNAGSGLSSQSEEIRESKRDLSFADGKGKVKMSDVSDGSDLEDVNTTSGTDLDTTTGTVSGSDLDSEVESEREKSRRKSGQEEGKPEEVSGSFVSVSRSADLPHDRPFLSSRHSFFPPPDEQALPPASAATDSIKAIASIAEKYFGPGFMGLQEKKMGSLPYHSMFPFQFLPNFPHSLYPFTDRALNPNMFLKPEPKSPREHIQKMAATTAVESPFDLTTKPKEAKPPLPPSSKPPMPSSTLLPSGEEQPLDLSMGSRSRASQNGGTPDQRKNHVYSAGCKMPAKEEHLLQIQSQNLHPPQMPQQQASLPQPPPPPPQQQPSLHYAKPSPFFMDPIYRVEKRKLIDPVGALKEKYLRPSPLLFHPQVSAMENMTEKLESFSALKLDAPNSLQHSSHHLFNFRSPPPSLSDAILRKGKERYACRYCGKIFPRSANLTRHLRTHTGEQPYRCKYCDRSFSISSNLQRHVRNIHNKEKPFKCHLCNRCFGQQTNLDRHLKKHEHENIPVSQHSGILSNLGTNISSPNSEPDNHALLDEKEDSYFSEIRNFISNNELNQACSSSEKRAELTEEEHPENHAIPGSKLEEEEEEAEGDDEDEEGSLTEKSQDEAASPTAMAQGTYEDEEETPPLSMSYEHPRRCIEEDAGLLDLEPLPGFPKGLELHKPADEPFDVKDIFNTSLESEALKETLLRQAKTQAYAMMLSLSENNPLHTSSQNSLDAWLNMGGGPSETSSFHPLNHI
- the prdm16 gene encoding histone-lysine N-methyltransferase PRDM16 isoform X10, which encodes MGCVVNSTGTELLLRLEALRSSARLSQLHQYTENQKIYYKAIRDIDIGEELLVYMKDGVFPEGSMAPNLEDEQMYRCEDCDELFSSKPELRRHQKYSCSSGNSIFDTLSEDLKQEREDSDEPVYECKDCEKIFPSEYSLGQHMVVHTEEREYKCDQCPKAFNWKSNLIRHQMSHDSGKRFECENCDKVFTDPSNLQRHIRSQHVGARAHTCPECGKTFATSSGLKQHKHIHSSVKPFMCLSMVQAHLTCKGMCVLPGEVCHKSYTQFSNLCRHKRMHADCRTQIKCKDCGQMFSTTSSLNKHRRFCEGKNHYSPGGMFTPGIPMSSSPIMSKPKPHPGLNHSGLGFGDYFPSRPHHPGLPFSTAPPAFPSLSHGFPGIFPPSLYPRPPLLPPSPLLKSPLSNSQDGKLPHGPVDAPALSVVTSISNTNGNAGSGLSSQSEEIRESKRDLSFADGKGKVKMSDVSDGSDLEDVNTTSGTDLDTTTGTVSGSDLDSEVESEREKSRRKSGQEEGKPEEVSGSFVSVSRSADLPHDRPFLSSRHSFFPPPDEQALPPASAATDSIKAIASIAEKYFGPGFMGLQEKKMGSLPYHSMFPFQFLPNFPHSLYPFTDRALNPNMFLKPEPKSPREHIQKMAATTAVESPFDLTTKPKEAKPPLPPSSKPPMPSSTLLPSGEEQPLDLSMGSRSRASQNGGTPDQRKNHVYSAGCKMPAKEEHLLQIQSQNLHPPQMPQQQASLPQPPPPPPQQQPSLHYAKPSPFFMDPIYSRVEKRKLIDPVGALKEKYLRPSPLLFHPQVSAMENMTEKLESFSALKLDAPNSLQHSSHHLFNFRSPPPSLSDAILRKGKERYACRYCGKIFPRSANLTRHLRTHTGEQPYRCKYCDRSFSISSNLQRHVRNIHNKEKPFKCHLCNRCFGQQTNLDRHLKKHEHENIPVSQHSGILSNLGTNISSPNSEPDNHALLDEKEDSYFSEIRNFISNNELNQACSSSEKRAELTEEEHPENHAIPGSKLEEEEEEAEGDDEDEEGSLTEKSQDEAASPTAMAQGTYEDEEETPPLSMSYEHPRRCIEEDAGLLDLEPLPGFPKGLELHKPADEPFDVKDIFNTSLESEALKETLLRQAKTQAYAMMLSLSENNPLHTSSQNSLDAWLNMGGGPSETSSFHPLNHI